The window AACGTCAAGAACCTGTTCAACAAGGTGTACTATCCTTCGGCGGTCAACAACCTGAACGTTGCCATCGGCGATGCGCGGCGGTTCTCGCTCGCCGCAACGGTGAAGTTCTGAGGTTGGCCATGCAAACATGGCGACGACGCAGCGGCTGGATCTTCGGACTGGCGATGGCGTCGTTACCTCTCCTCTTCGGCGTCGCCGTGGGCCATGCCGAGGAGATCAACCTCTACTCGACACGCGAGCCACCGCTGGTCGAGCCGGTCATCGCGGCGTTCACGGCGGCGACCGGAATCAAGGTCAAGCTCGTCCATATCGAGGATAATCTCGTCAAGCGCCTCGCGGCGGAGGGAGACGCCTCCCCCGCCGACGTCTTGATGACGATCGGTCTCGACAAGACTTCGCAATTCGCAGCGAATGGGCTCACGCAAGTGATCGCATCGCCCGTGCTCGACAAGGCCATCCCGCCTCCACTGCGTGGCGCGGAATGGATTAGCCTGTCGATCCGGCCAAGAGTGGCGGTGACGCGCGCCGACGCGACGCTGGGCGCGATCCGCTACGAGGACCTCGCCGATCCCCAATGGCGCGGCAAGCTCTGCATGCGCTCGCCACTGCACCAGAACAATGTCGCGCTGATTGCGGCCTATCTGCTGCATCATGGCGCAGACGCCACTGAGACATGGCTGAAGGGCGTGAAAGCCAATCTTGCGCATCCGCCCGAGGGCAAGGACAATGACGTGATCCGGGAGATCGCGCAGGGCAGCTGCGAGATCGGCATCGCCAACACCGTGGCGCTGGCGCAGTTGCGCGATGGCCGCGAGGGCCCGGAACGGGTGGGATGGGCACGCAAGGTGAAGACCGTGCCGACGGCGTTCGAGACCGGCGGCGCCCATGTGAATCTCACCGGTGCTGCTCTGGCAAAGAACGCGCCGCATCGCGACGCAGCGCTCAAATTTCTCGAATTTCTGGTGACGCCGGCGGCGCAGAAACTCTATGCCGCCGCAGAGCTTGAATATCCCGTCACCGCAGAGGCCGAGAGCCACCCGCTCGTCGCAGCGATGGGATCATTCCCGATCGATCCATTGCCGATCGACCAGATCGCAGCGAACCAGAAGGCGGCCACCGCCCTGATCAGGAAAGTCGGCTTCGAGAAGTAGCGGCTGGCGAACAGCTCATCGCGAGCATTGCACGCCGCCGGAGGATCACCCGGCGCTGCGGCCGAGGGGATCGCGGGGGCGCTAGGCGCGCCAGTGCCCGCGCCTCACACACCTCGTCATTCCCCGGCACACCAATTGGTGTGCCTGAGGGCGGGACGCGGCGCCGCAGGCGAACGCGGCACGAACCCGGAATTCCGAAGTGACTAAACACGTCGGGATTCCGGGTTCACACGCGCAAGAACGCGCGCGCCCCGGAATGACAGTGTGTGTGGTGCTACCGCCACCCCAATCCCGGCGCGACGTGTTTCAGGATCGCCTCGATCACATGGGCGTTGTAATCGACGCCGAGTTGATTGGGCACGGTCAGCAACAGCGTATCCGCCTCGGCAATGGCTTCGTCGTCCTTCAGCTGCGCGATCAGAACGTCCGGCTCCGCCGCAAAGCTGCGGCCGAAGATGGCGCGCTCGCTGCCGCCGAGAAAGCCGACCTGGTCATTGCTCTCGCCGTCGCGGCCGAAATACATCCGGTCGCGGTCGTCCATCAGCGCGATGATGCTGCGGCTGACCGACACGCGCGGCGTGCGCGTGTGCCCGGCCGCCGTCCACGCCGCCTTGTAGAGCCGGATCTGCTCGGCCTGCTGGACGTGAAACGGCTTGCCGCTCTCGTCGATCTTGAGCGTCGAGCTCTGCAGGTTCATTCCCAGTTTGGCCGCCCATTCCGCCGTCGCATTGGTGCTGGCGCCCCACCAGATGCGCTCGCGCAGGCCCGCCGAATGCGGCTCGAGGCGCAGCAGGCCGGACGGGTTCGGAAACATCGGGTTCGGATTCGGCTTGGCAAAGCCCTTGCCATCAAGCACGTCGAGAAAGACCTCGGTGTGGCGCCGCGCCATGTCGGCGTCGGTCATGCCCTCGGTTGGCACGTAACCGAAATAGCGAAAGCCGTCGATCACCTGCTCGGGCGAGCCTCTGGAGATGCCGAGCTGCAGACGGCCGCCGGCAATGAGGTCGGCGGAGCCGGCGTCCTCCGCCATGTAGAGCGGGTTCTCGTAGCGCATGTCGATCACCGCGGTGCCGATCTCGATGCGCTTCGTGCGCGCGCCGACCGCCGCCAAAAGCGGAAACGGCGAGGCCAGCTGGCGGGCGAAATGATGCACCCGGAAATAGGCCCCGTCGGCGCCGAGTTCTTCGGCCGCGACGGCCAGATCGATCGATTGCAGCAGCGCGTCGGACGCCGTCCGCACCTGCGACTGCGGCGACGGGGTCCAGTGACCGAAAGAGAGGAAGCCGATGTTTTTCATGGGGAATGGTGCTCAAGGATGGGTTTGCTGTGCACCTATCTAGGGCTGAATTTGAACGGGAACAGGGGCCGCATGGAAACGATGAGTTTCCGGATTGATGTCCAGGCAGCGGTGACACCATCAGCCCGTAGGGGGTTAGGCGCAACGCGCCGTAACCCGCCCCACGGGCTGCAACGATCCCGAATCCGTCCAGCTTCACGCAACCCAGAGCGGGCACCATGGGGCAACCGGCCGAGAGAACGTTCCCATGGTGTCAACCTATCTCAATTACAATTCTGTCGTGAGCAACCTCACCCAGTCCCTGACGCGCGTGGCGCAGCAGGCCGACGTGACGCGCAATGCCGCCTACTACAAGGACAACATCGGCAAGGTGAAGACCGCCGACGACCTGCTCGGCGACTACCGTCTCTATCAATACGCCATGAAGGCCTATGGGCTGGAGGACATGGCCTACGCCAAGGCGTTCATGAAAAAGGTGCTGGAGAGCGACCTCACCGACGCCAGCAGCTTCGCCAACCGGCTGAGCGACAAGCGCTATCGCGACTTCGCCGCGGCGTTTTCCTTCAACGCTGCCGACACGTCCGTGGCGCAATCGGGCAGCCAGACCGACGAGATGATCGGCCTGTACACCGCGAGCGTGAAGCGCCAGGTCGAGGCCGTGGACGACGCCTCGCGCATCTACAATCTGGCCATCGGCAGCGTCAAAAGCGTCGACGACCTGCTCAACAACGACCAGCTTCGCGACTATGTGTTTTCGGCGTTCGGCATCGACGACAGCCAGTGGTCGCGCGACACCATCAAGAACGTCATGAGCAGCGATCCCGCCGACCCCAACAGCTACGTCAACACGGTCTGGGTATCGCAACTGGACGGCATCAACGACAAGATCGACAAGGCTCGGGCGGCTGTCGCCGACTCCGGCGCGAAGATAGACAGCTACAGGGCGCAACTATCGCAACCCGGCGCCAATATGAGCGATCTC is drawn from Nitrobacteraceae bacterium AZCC 2146 and contains these coding sequences:
- a CDS encoding iron(III) transport system substrate-binding protein (product_source=KO:K02012; cath_funfam=3.40.190.10; cog=COG1840; ko=KO:K02012; pfam=PF13531; superfamily=53850; transmembrane_helix_parts=Inside_1_6,TMhelix_7_29,Outside_30_343) is translated as MQTWRRRSGWIFGLAMASLPLLFGVAVGHAEEINLYSTREPPLVEPVIAAFTAATGIKVKLVHIEDNLVKRLAAEGDASPADVLMTIGLDKTSQFAANGLTQVIASPVLDKAIPPPLRGAEWISLSIRPRVAVTRADATLGAIRYEDLADPQWRGKLCMRSPLHQNNVALIAAYLLHHGADATETWLKGVKANLAHPPEGKDNDVIREIAQGSCEIGIANTVALAQLRDGREGPERVGWARKVKTVPTAFETGGAHVNLTGAALAKNAPHRDAALKFLEFLVTPAAQKLYAAAELEYPVTAEAESHPLVAAMGSFPIDPLPIDQIAANQKAATALIRKVGFEK
- a CDS encoding alkanesulfonate monooxygenase SsuD/methylene tetrahydromethanopterin reductase-like flavin-dependent oxidoreductase (luciferase family) (product_source=COG2141; cath_funfam=3.20.20.30; cog=COG2141; pfam=PF00296; superfamily=51679), producing the protein MKNIGFLSFGHWTPSPQSQVRTASDALLQSIDLAVAAEELGADGAYFRVHHFARQLASPFPLLAAVGARTKRIEIGTAVIDMRYENPLYMAEDAGSADLIAGGRLQLGISRGSPEQVIDGFRYFGYVPTEGMTDADMARRHTEVFLDVLDGKGFAKPNPNPMFPNPSGLLRLEPHSAGLRERIWWGASTNATAEWAAKLGMNLQSSTLKIDESGKPFHVQQAEQIRLYKAAWTAAGHTRTPRVSVSRSIIALMDDRDRMYFGRDGESNDQVGFLGGSERAIFGRSFAAEPDVLIAQLKDDEAIAEADTLLLTVPNQLGVDYNAHVIEAILKHVAPGLGWR